ACCACGAGGAGCCGCGCCCGGGGACGGCGGCGCCGGATCCGCTCGAAGGCCCGGAGGAGCACGGGGCCACCCTTGATCTCCCAGCGGGTGCCGACGAAGAGGATCGTCTCGCCGTCGTCCCGGCGCTCCACCTCGTCGGGAAAGACGTTGGCGCCGGCCCCCACCACCCGCGCCCTGCCGGCAGGGAGGCCGTAGTCCTCCTCCAGCGAACGGACCACGCGCTCCGAGAAGGCGCCGATGGCGGAGGCGCCGAGGTAGAGCGCCCTCTCGCGGCGCGTCCATCCCTGGCCGTAGTCCGGAGGGGCGCCCAGGCCCACGCTCGGCTCCGCCGGGCGCCCCATCGCCAGGGCGCGGGTGTTGTCGAGGAGCAGCACGTAGGGCGAGACCGGCGGCAACCCGGGGGCGAAGAGGGCGCCTGCCTGGAGCACGATGTCCGGGCGCCTGGGTAGCGCGGCGATGAGCCGGCCCGCGTTCCGCGAGTGGAGGTCGAAGGCGTAGCCCGTGTTCCAGCGGTGGTAGGGGCCGAGCCTGCCGAAGCGGAGCGCAGCGAGGGCGAGGTGGATCGCGATCTCCGGCGTGAATCGCAACCGCCGGGTGCCGGGCTCGCGGTACTCCAGCGGCCCGATCACGTCGAGGCGGGTCACCCGGTGCCCCCGATCCTCGAGCACCCGGCTCACCTGATCGGTGACGCCGCTCTGGAAGCCGTAGTTGACGTAGGCGATCTCCACGATCCCACCTCACCCGTCCTGGGCACCCGCCCGAGGCCGAGGCGCGTCCGACGCAACGAGACGCGCTCGCGCCGACGTCAGCGCGGCTTCTTCTCGGCCCCTGCCAGGCGGGGATCCTGGATGCCGCACTCCTTGATCTTGTAGAGGAGCGCCTTGTAGCTGATGTGGAGGCGCTGGGCCGCCTTGCGCTTGTTCCAGCCCGTCACCTTGAGCATCTGCTCGATCGCCTGGGCCTCCGCGAGCATCGCCGCGCGCCTCGCGATCGTCTTGAGGCCCTCCTCCGGCGCCTCCGCTTGCGGCTCGATCACGCGGTTGTCGCCGCGGACGGCGAGCTCGTCGAGCACGAGCTTCTCGTCCCCCAGGACCACGAGGCGCCGCACCATGTTCTCGAGCTCGCGGACGTTGCCCGGCCAGGAGTGCTCCTGGAACCTCCGCAGGATCTCCGGCCGGATCTCCGGCCGCCCGCCCGCGTAGCGCTCGCCGTAGCGCGCCGCGAAGAGCTCCACGAGCGGCGCGATGTCCTCCTTGCGCTCGCGCAAGGGGGGACGCGGACGCTCACCACGTTCAACCGGTAGTAGAGATCCTCGCGGAAGCGCCCACGCTCGATCTCGTCCTCCAGCTCCCGGTTGGTTGCGACCACCACCCTCGCGTCGACCCTCACCGGCTTCTTGCCGCCGACCCGGTAGAACTCCTCGTCCTGGAGCACCTGGAGGAGCTTCGCCTGGAGGGCCGTGGGCATCTCGCCGAGCTCGTCCAGGAAGATGGTCCCGCCGTTGGCGAGCTCGAACTTCCCCGGCTTCTCGGCGTGGGCGCCCGTGAACGCGCCCTTCTCGTGGCCGAAGAGCTCGGTCTCCAGCAGCTCGCCGGGGATCGCCGCGCAATTGATCTTCACGAAGGCCTTTGATGCGCGGTTGCTCCTCTCGTGAATCGCGCGGGCGACCACCTCCTTGCCGACGCCCGACTCGCCGCGGATCAGCACCGGGACATCGGCGTTCGCGATCCGATCCACCATCTCGAAGATCTTCTTCATGGAAGCCGAGACCGAGATCCGGCTCCCTCCCTCGGAATCCCGCGCAGGGTCGAGCGCCACCCGATTCCGGGGAAGCTCCAGCTCGGCCCTCTCGCCCTCCCCCGCCAACGCCGCGATCTCGTACTCCATCGCCGTCGCCACCCTCCTGGTGCGCTGCCCACCGCGAAATCCGGCCCTCGGCGAACCCGAGGTTTTTCCGGCCCGTTCGGCCGCCGGGGTGTCGTTCCTACAGCCGAAGCCAGTTCCGTCGCGCCTTCCGCTCCCTTCCTCGCCTCCTTCGGCGCTCCTCCGGGACGAGGGAGCAACCGTCGTGCCGGCTTCGGCTCCGCTGTTCAGAGCACGAAGCAGGCAAGGTGGATCGCGAGCCAACAACCGGCAAGGAAGTGCCAGAAGCGGGCGACGAGGCGAACGTGGATGGAGTCCCGGGCGTGGTAGCGCTCGCGCCGGGCTCCTCGGCGAAGCCACGCCAGCATTCCGATTCCCGCGAGGACGTGGGCCCCGAAGAGGGCCAGGAGGAGGCCGAGCACGCCCACCACGGTGGTGCTCCTGCCACCACCCGCGAGCGATACCGCGACGAAGAGCGCGGTCCCCACGGCGGCGAGGCCTACGGAGAGGAGCTCCGCCACGCCGAGGAGGCGGCGCATGCGCTCGAGGTGGGCCGAGAGGAGGGCCCGCACCGCGGCGAACATCGTGATCGAGATCGTGGCGATCGCCCCGCTCGCGAGGAACGGGAGGAGCTTCGGGAGGCGGGGCACCGTCGACACGGGCCATCCGGAGGAGCCGCTCCGCAGGATGCCCTGGAGCACGAGGAGGCCGGCGAACATCCCGGCGGAGATCAGCAGGCTGAGCCCGACCCCCATGGAGCGTCGGCCGTCGCGGTCGGAGTCCGGGAGCCGGACGACCTTCCCCA
The Vulgatibacter incomptus DNA segment above includes these coding regions:
- a CDS encoding glycosyltransferase family 4 protein codes for the protein MEIAYVNYGFQSGVTDQVSRVLEDRGHRVTRLDVIGPLEYREPGTRRLRFTPEIAIHLALAALRFGRLGPYHRWNTGYAFDLHSRNAGRLIAALPRRPDIVLQAGALFAPGLPPVSPYVLLLDNTRALAMGRPAEPSVGLGAPPDYGQGWTRRERALYLGASAIGAFSERVVRSLEEDYGLPAGRARVVGAGANVFPDEVERRDDGETILFVGTRWEIKGGPVLLRAFERIRRRRPRARLLVVGPTGPLALPDGATHLGYLPAERLPSLFSESTVFVLPTLREAFGIAFLDAMACGLPCIGARVEAVPEIVENERTGLLVPPGDDAALASAIERLLDDRALALELGNRGRAKVERSYRWSQVGERLEALLADAARRSREEDSSRPRVSMRP